The following proteins are encoded in a genomic region of Cataglyphis hispanica isolate Lineage 1 chromosome 9, ULB_Chis1_1.0, whole genome shotgun sequence:
- the LOC126851938 gene encoding centromere-associated protein E-like isoform X1: MLNSTPPIDRPSLHSGTRYLIAPRVPHGLASVVEGLTREILRHHPEDIYVFAAHHFEKLLKLREQYHAEEYSGREFDHEFGYEFKLWPTKKIKDIGRSSNSDWSLEKKIEIFESRGKMPAEVEESTDVSTDRENRKTSKQTCSKNLSITTKKTSKKSKDNETTSDIRATRIISQMSALHGKNIQTKDIKQELRRNKLSGEKVKTIDTEKGIRNERRCKMKISKTNKDPEEEIERATTTTTSSSRTSARRPLRKVRRIETESETETEREMMTKTGRENGYERSNNKNNGASNETIAGTRSKENRSKTLFSEHSSERKVSSRALSMDRIRAYVLRKFASTASLEVLRSPTYVEQVQEVIDRAAPIIKEKLEEVRVSRGKRSRSVDLAWNKDSFRQRIRDGKKDRDYEKEEKSKRKTRNELPEREIDIIKKEETENSFLGDKMISNVEIEEKKSRRRSVGSGKKTRRCENGDHSDVGVIDQVDNKHIDKLEHESDTTHILEAKLTATQNILEDISKSSYDLGGIRKNDSAGSELLESEISDHANIVSLPIVRPPSSRNSRSAIKNGLDSLTLPPISPEVPKSMKKKDELSLPILPVMTNSDNHSTRKSQDGEESSTMHDITNDTEDEAIISKDNYEEVIVDAKQNPDSDLISSLASDIRFNDAEKREKDKNMDALLENNPEHFTEKRGSLEEFEELERKKMEEIFKDSLNVTPEVNVSPRPDSLEPNEEKRFQNNDVDFAQVNTFEELKDKLIQIEIAERNIEIALAGQLTMHGEEMSQVEKSMIDRKINDLEKSMIDRKINDLEKSTNEVEEIMSEVEESANAVKISMNKNDERKKRDEEEKNVNEIVKVKDVIEISMNQKENLSNKTEKSKTKKKIERSSNEIEDMTNEAKTSVNESKKSTNKTKILKNEVEKTTNDMEILIKATKEAIKVSEDEKSMDKTEKLNEKLPIDVEKLTVKIHIEDVQSINPKSQNKNDQITQVAICEADDDNVMTSKNKTDNTVNKFSKITICGNLANKSEISTINLSDENTKMKEQKKLEIDTLPAATSLSLELPFSYVLSEGSPCEIPDSVTTVIIPDRHYPSPVTLEDENYQLRSMSQKEESFIRSDIIKKRETHENEHSMEIFGEYIRPEISVLPIDIDFMRGTRGIKSNQIVIAHQDLDRIKEEGEEEEKKGAEKEKIESPREQKDDKQPVIYEKVMKLAILEENVEHEEHETTSAKMTFKSKDVEEISEVPEYKSLPDTVELIADNDLTDEENINLMIEFQNAIENSSEDNGSTQDTRTITSSDVKESTASNRSIESPSLDRPIVPELNLDSLQDNTISSFKMTVNGTMTKEDNDSPRDSDTTTSLIEPLISDERLNQQTLANPEKNVTVKELAESLSRHLQSEIPEADQLYRAEHAEYEWLEKDLLSWETNLEDELKSQENNMVLPEDVVLIDPLLRDEEMENKLKNEEEIAKELISSLEEDMQLYAKELVLEEKSKNTREPETSSVNDKSNRSSSESVDKQEKKENKISLGEMQTVDKDAKTEVINELSSQMMVIKQDHKDKNTAIDNKPEEIKLEMKEKKCVKIRHVAPLAQFEQDELLELNDTQTAEKDENKIIVESKFDVIDMISTNNKENLKDKQTSVEEVTENQSNENTDKIEELHEQQKENEENIKGRTIEKDEENITVESKLDINDMDSTNNQENFEDKQTSVEQVTENQSNESTDKIEELHEQQKENEENIKGRTIEKDEEKITVESKLDINDMVSTNNQENFEDKQISVEEITESQSNESTNKIEELYEQQKESEKNIKDRTIEKDEENIAVKSKLNIIDMISTNNQENLEEKQTSIEEVIESQNNESTNKIEELHEQQESKESKEDIKDRTIEKDEEKITFESKLDSIDIVSINNQKNFEDKQTSVEEITENQSNESINKIEGQHGQQKISEKNIQDKEECEQERLKIKEKREQKRLEVHKECQREKSEKYTKEDRKIQEKDDYKNLQLQEKNVDMKTVPLEAKELRKGLMNESTNDDDENGKTNDKLITCDEFVTENRKRIEKDVKNNEIEKHEDLLTKIENVHKPIASVISEQSTENHFCSRYWITETKSSTVETVIETSDFNSNINERIEPAADVPEIIKDELLIQKTNDFYLAVVKIQACFRGFLTRRRMKEDVNSKPLSDNVSSAQKTDTNNHLTMPLSSSLREARTGRQRLRREEALRNTTLSLENAFATGRLQHTGEFHDSVPLPLFDSIYYKANSTTDEFLNKTIQEDVEQINQSNTTKFNANTSDSVHDDEHKEIKEESFQKGNVFTDHSTFPIVMHLLADASCNRRFTVSQNFHSDFDTNTGETKPKEPTLTDILMLGYPRDDENRYLNFITSVEDLGSNIDFLSLDDTIKYSKNANDAHPLTTSGEDSLREPLALPGTPQNIVIEEVTSLDAEFVPLKSATKLSTASKTSLDTNSSVPSEEYTLEDEKKDLGTSPRIMEEMGDRKHMDERIERQKSDCNLESIPENDSHNEDVKKESSEVSCDNHERVEEEKNEKM, translated from the exons ATGCTGAACTCGACTCCGCCGATCGATCGTCCCAGTTTGCATTCTGGTACCAGATACCTCATTGCGCCGCGAGTACCCCACGGACTCGCGTCCGTAGTCGAGGGTCTTACTAGGGAGATCCTGCGTCATCATCCTGAAGACATATATGTTTTCGCGGCGCATCATTTTGAAAAGCTACTAAAATTGCGGGAGCAGTATCACGCCGAAGAATACAGCGGCCGCGAATTTGATCATGAATTCGGTTACGAGTTTAAATTGTGGCCcaccaaaaaaattaaagatatcggAAGATCTTCAAATAGTGATTGGTCCTTGGAGAAGAAAATCGAGATCTTTGAGAGTCGCGGAAAGATGCCTGCTGAAGTGGAAGAGAGCACGGATGTTTCTACTGATagagaaaatcgaaaaacATCGAAGCAAACATGTTCAAAAAATCTCTCAATAACTACCAAAAAAACCTCGAAGAAATCGAAAGACAACGAGACGACATCGGATATTCGTGCGACGAGGATCATCTCGCAAATGTCTGCTCTTCATGGCAAAAATATCCAGACTAAGGATATTAAGCAGGAACTCAGAAGGAACAAATTAAGCGGCGAAAAAGTGAAAACAATCGATACGGAAAAAGGGATTCGAAATGAGAGGCGATGTAAAATGAAGATTTCTAAGACGAATAAGGATCCCGAAGAGGAGATCGAACGTgctacgacgacgacgacgagctcGAGTAGAACCTCCGCTCGGAGACCCTTGAGGAAAGTACGGCGAATAGAGACTGAGTCCGAGACCGAGACGGAACGTGAAATGATGACCAAGACTGGACGTGAAAATGG ATATGAGAGATCAAACAACAAGAACAACGGCGCGAGCAATGAAACTATCGCTGGAACCAGAAGCAAGGAAAATAGATCAAAAACGCTATTCTCCGAACATTCCTCTGAGAGGAAAGTGTCGTCGAGAGCGCTCAGCATGGACCGTATCCGGGCGTATGTATTACGTAAATTCGCTAGCACTGCGAGTTTGGAAGTATTGCGGTCGCCTACGTATGTGGAACAGGTGCAGGAGGTGATTGATCGCGCGGCGCCAATCATTAAAGAGAAGTTGGAGGAGGTCAGAGTATCGCGGGGAAAGCGTTCGAGATCAGTTGATCTCGCTTGGAACAAGGATTCTTTTCGTCAGCGCATTCGAGATGGAAAAAAAGATCGTGattatgaaaaagaagagaaaagcaaaagaaaaactagAAACGAATTGCCAGAGCGAGAAATCGACATTATTAAAAAGGAAGAGACGGAAAATTCTTTCTTGGGAGACAAAATGATTTCAAATGTGGAAATAGAGGAAAAGAAATCGAGAAGACGCAGCGTAGGATCGGGCAAAAAAACGAGAAGATGCGAGAATGGCGATCATAGTGATGTCGGAGTCATAGATCAAGTTGACAACAAGCACATTGATAAATTGGAACATGAATCCGATACGACACATATCTTGGAAGCAAAACTGACTGCCACGCAGAACATTTTGGAAGATATCTCGAAGTCCTCATATGACTTGGGCGGAATTCGCAAGAACGATTCTGCGGGAAGTGAACTGCTGGAATCAGAGATCTCTGATCACGCGAACATTGTCTCCTTGCCAATCGTAAGACCGCCATCCTCTAGAAATTCCAGGAGTGCCATTAAAAATGGTTTGGATAGTTTGACTCTGCCGCCTATTTCTCCGGAAGTTCCCAAGTCAATGAAGAAAAAGGACGAGCTATCCTTGCCAATTTTGCCAGTGATGACTAACAGTGACAATCATTCCACTAGAAAATCACAGGATGGTGAGGAATCCTCAACAATGCATGACATTACGAATGACACAGAAGATGAAGCTATCATTTCTAAAGACAATTATGAAGAAGTGATTGTAGATGCAAAACAGAACCCTGATAGTGATCTAATATCAAGTCTAGCATCagatataagatttaatgatgcagaaaaacgtgaaaaagacaaaaatatggACGCTCTTCTGGAAAATAATCCGGAACATTTTACTGAAAAACGTGGAAGTCTCGAGGAATTTGAAGAAttggaaagaaagaagatgGAAGAAATCTTCAAAGACAGTTTAAATGTTACGCCAGAAGTAAATGTGTCGCCGAGACCAGATTCGCTAGAACCCAATGAGGAAAAGAGATTTCAAAACAATGATGTGGATTTTGCGCAAGTCAACACGTTCGAGGAGCTGAAGGATAAATTGATTCAGATCGAGATAGCAGAACGAAATATTGAGATAGCATTGGCTGGCCAACTCACGATGCATGGCGAAGAAATGAGCCAAGTGGAAAAGTCGATGATTGACAGGAAGATAAATGACTTAGAAAAGTCGATGATTGACAGGAAGATAAATGACTTAGAAAAGTCGACTAATGAGGTAGAAGAAATTATGAGTGAAGTAGAAGAGTCAGCGAATGCggtaaaaatatcaatgaataaaaacgacgaaagaaaaaaaagagatgaagaggaaaagaatgtaaatgaaatagtaaaagtaaaagatgtaatagaaatatcgatgaatcaaaaagaaaacttatccaataaaacagaaaaatcgaagactaaaaagaaaatagaaagatcATCAAATGAAATAGAAGATATGACAAATGAAGCAAAAACATCAGTAAATGAGAGTAAAAAATCAacgaataaaacaaaaatattaaagaatgaaGTAGAAAAGACAACAAATGAcatggaaatattaataaaagcaacAAAAGAAGCGATAAAAGTATCTGAAGACGAAAAATCAATGgataaaactgaaaaattgAACGAAAAGTTGCCTATTGACGTCGAAAAATTAACAGTCAAAATTCATATTGAAGATGTACAGTCTATAAATCCAAAATcacaaaacaaaaatgatcAAATTACTCAAGTAGCTATTTGTGAAGCAGACGATGATAACGTAATGACGTCCAAGAATAAAACTGATAatacagtaaataaattttccaaaattacaatttgtgGAAATCTTGCGAATAAAAGCGAAATCTCAACAATAAATCTTTCGGACGAGAATACTAAGAtgaaagagcaaaaaaaaCTCGAAATCGACACGTTACCAGCAGCGACGTCACTCTCTTTGGAACTTCCGTTCTCATACGTTCTGAGCGAAGGTTCTCCCTGCGAAATTCCCGATTCCGTGACAACTGTGATTATTCCGGACAGACATTACCCATCTCCCGTGACTCTAGAGGACGAAAATTATCAGCTCAGATCAATGAGCCAAAAAGAAGAATCATTTATCCGTTccgatatcattaaaaaaagggAAACACACGAAAATGAACACAGTATGGAAATTTTCGGTGAATATATCCGACCGGAAATTTCTGTTTTGCCTATCGATATCGATTTCATGCGTGGTACGAGAGGTATAAAATCGAATCAGATAGTAATTGCTCATCAGGATTTAGACAGGATCAAAGAAGAAggtgaagaagaagagaaaaaaggcgctgaaaaagaaaagatagagAGTCCTCGAGAGCAGAAAGATGATAAACAGCCggttatatatgaaaaagtaaTGAAACTTGCGATTTTGGAAGAGAACGTGGAACACGAGGAGCATGAAACAACTAGCGCGAAAATGACTTTCAAATCCAAGGATGTTGAGGAGATTTCTGAAGTTCCCGAGTATAAATCTTTGCCTGATACTGTAGAATTAATAGCAGATAATGACTTGACAgacgaagaaaatataaacctTATGATAGAGTTCCAGAACGCTATAGAAAACTCATCGGAAGATAACGGAAGCACGCAGGACACCCGCACAATCACATCGAGCGACGTGAAAGAGAGTACCGCGAGCAATCGTTCTATCGAGAGTCCTAGTCTGGATAGACCAATAGTGCCAGAATTGAATCTTGACTCTCTTCAGGATAACACAATATCGTCCTTCAAAATGACGGTGAATGGAACAATGACGAAAGAGGACAACGATAGTCCTAGGGATAGTGACACTACGACGTCGTTGATTGAGCCATTGATTTCAGACGAAAGATTGAACCAGCAGACTTTAGCTAATcccgaaaaaaatgttactgtCAAAGAGCTTGCAGAAAGTTTATCAAGACATCTGCAGTCGGAAATTCCAGAGGCCGATCAATTATATCGAGCGGAACATGCGGAATATGAATGGCTGGAGAAAGATCTGTTGTCTTGGGAAACCAATTTAGAAGACGAACTGAAATCTCAGGAAAACAATATGGTTTTACCGGAAGATGTTGTTCTAATTGATCCACTTTTACGGGATGAGGagatggaaaataaattaaaaaatgaggaAGAGATTGCGAAAGAATTGATAAGCTCGCTGGAAGAAGATATGCAACTTTACGCTAAAGAATTAGTGTTAgaagaaaaatctaaaaatactaGAGAACCTGAGACGAGCAGTGTGAATGATAAATCTAATCGATCTTCGTCGGAATCTGTTGATaaacaggaaaaaaaagaaaataaaatttctttgggCGAAATGCAAACAGTAGATAAAGATGCAAAGACTGAAGTAATTAATGAGTTATCTAGCCAGATGATGGTTATCAAACAAGATCATAAAGATAAGAACACTGCAATAGACAATAAAcctgaagaaattaaattggaaatgaaagagaaaaaatgtgtaaaaattagGCATGTTGCGCCCTTAGCACAATTTGAACAGGACGAATTACTAGAACTTAATGATACACAAACAGCAGAAAAGGATGAGAACAAGATTATAGTTGAAAGTAAATTTGATGTTATTGATATGATTTCTACCAATAACAAGGAAAATCTTAAAGATAAGCAAACAAGCGTTGAAGAAGTTACAGAGAACCAAAGTAACGAAAATAcagataaaattgaagaattacATGaacaacaaaaagaaaatgaagaaaatataaaaggtaGAACAATAGAAAAAGATGAGGAAAACATTACAGTTGAAAGTAAGcttgatattaatgatatgGATTCCACCAATAATCAGGAAAATTTTGAAGACAAGCAAACAAGCGTTGAACAAGTTACAGAGAACCAAAGTAACGAAAGTAcagataaaattgaagaattacATGaacaacaaaaagaaaatgaagaaaatataaaaggtaGAACAATAGAAAAAGATGAGGAAAAGATTACAGTTGAAAGTAAGcttgatattaatgatatgGTTTCCACCAATAATCAGGAAAATTTTGAAGACAAACAAATAAGCGTTGAAGAAATTACAGAGAGCCAAAGTAACGAAAGtacgaataaaattgaagaattatatgaacaacaaaaagaaagtgaaaaaaatataaaagatagaaCAATAGAGAAGGATGAAGAGAATATTGCAGTCAAAAGTAagcttaatattattgatatgatTTCTACCAATAATCAGGAAAACCTTGAAGAGAAGCAAACAAGCATTGAAGAAGTTATAGAAAGCCAAAATAACGaaagtacaaataaaattgaagaattgcATGAACAACAAGAAAGTAAAGAAAgtaaagaagatataaaagatagaaCAATAGAGAAAGATGAGGAGAAGATTACATTCGAAAGTAAGCTTGATAGTATTGATATAGTTTCTATCaataatcagaaaaattttgaagacaAGCAAACAAGCGTTGAAGAAATTACAGAGAACCAAAGTAacgaaagtataaataaaattgaaggaCAACATGGACAACaaaaaataagtgaaaaaaacatacaaGATAAGGAAGAATGTGAGcaagagagattaaaaattaaggaaaaacGAGAACAAAAAAGATTAGAAGTACATAAAGAATGTCAGCGAGAAAAATCGGAGAAATACACGAAAGAAGATCGAAAAATCCAAGAAAAAGatgattacaaaaatttacaattacagGAAAAAAATGTGGATATGAAAACAGTGCCTTTGGAAGCaaaagaattaagaaaagGATTGATGAATGAATCGACAAATGACGATGATGAAAATGGAAAGACTAACGATAAGCTAATTACTTGCGATGAATTCGTTACTGAGAATAGAAAGAGGATAGAAAAAGATGTGAAAAATAACGAGATAGAAAAACACGAAGatcttttaacaaaaatagaaaatgttcACAAGCCAATTGCAAGCGTAATATCGGAACAATCGACggaaaatcatttttgtagTCGATATTGGATTACGGAGACAAAATCATCGACCGTAGAGACTGTGATTGAAACTTCTGATTTTAACTCGAATATAAACGAGAGAATAGAGCCTGCTGCTGATGTGCcagaaattatcaaagatGAATTGCTTATTCAGAAGAcaaacgatttttatttagcaGTTGTGAAAATCCAAGCTT GTTTCCGAGGATTTTTAACGCGTCGTCGTATGAAAGAAGATGTAAATTCTAAACCTCTTTCAGACAATGTTTCTTCGGCACAGAAAACAGATACg aacaaCCATTTAACGATGCCGCTTTCTTCAAGTTTGCGAGAAGCCAGAACTGGAAGGCAACGTCTTCGACGAGAGGAAGCTCTACGAAATACTACTCTCTCATTAGAGAATGCTTTCGCTACAGGTAGACTTCAACATACTGGCGAGTTTCACGATTCTGTGCCATTGCCTCTTTTCGATTCAATATACTATAAGGCTAATTCAACGACGgatgaatttttgaataaaacaattcAGGAAGATGTAGAACAAATTAATCAATCTAATACTACAAAATTTAATGCCAACACGAGCGATTCCGT TCACGATGACGAacacaaagaaattaaagaagagaGTTTTCAGAAAGGCAACGTCTTCACCGATCATTCAACTTTTCCAATCGTGATGCATCTCTTAGCGGATGCATCTTGCAATCGCCGCTTTACAGTCAGTCAGAACTTCCATTCTGATTTTGATACAAACACTGGAGAAACGAAACCTAAGGAACCGACACTGACGGATATCTTGATGCTGGGCTACCCCAGAGACGATGAGAATCGATACTTAAATTTCATAACAAGTGTTGAGGATCTGGGCTCTAacatagattttttatctctagATGACACAATAAAGTACTCGAAAAATGCCAACGACGCTCATCCTTTAACAACTTCCGGCGAGGATAGCCTCAGGGAACCTCTGGCTCTTCCAGGCACTCCTCAGAATATCGTTATCGAGGAGGTGACTAGTCTGGACGCTGAATTTGTCCCATTGAAGTCCGCGACAAAATTGTCGACCGCGTCGAAAACCTCGCTAGATACAAATAGCTCGGTGCCATCGGAGGAATATACCCTCgaagatgaaaagaaagatttaggAACGTCACCAAGAATCATGGAGGAAATGGGAGACCGAAAACATATGGACGAAAGAATTGAAAGACAAAAGTCTGATTGCAACCTTGAGAGCATTCCAGAAAACGATTCGCATAACGAAGATGTAAAAAAGGAATCTAGCGAAGTCTCTTGCGACAATCACGAGCGCgtggaagaagaaaagaacgaaaagatgtga